From the Burkholderia cenocepacia genome, the window GCCGCGGCCGCTGTAGCGCACCGGAGCGGGGCGCCGGCCGAATCGTCACGCGTCGTTCCGTTCCGCCCTCCACGCACCGGAGTCCATCATGTCATCAGACGAAGTTTCCGAATCGCGCCGCAAATGGGTGCAAGGCACGACGGCCGGACTGGTCGCCAGCGTCGCCCTGCCGACGCTCGCGCAGACGGGCGGCGGCGCGCCCGACGCCGGCGATACGGCGCCGCGCGATCCGCGCACGCTTTATCCGCATGCGCCGTTTCCGCAACAGCAGCAGCCCTGGCCGGGCCTCGCGGGCCGCATGACGCCGCGCCCCGATCACGGCGAGCGCAGTTATCGCGGCAGCGGCCGGCTCGACGGCCGCAAGGCGCTGATCACCGGCGGCGACTCGGGCATCGGCCGCGCGGTGGCGATTGCCTGTGCCCGAGAAGGCGCGGACGTCGCGATCGTCTATCTGCCCGACGAGGAGCCCGATGCGCGCGAAGTCGTGGACCTGATCCGCGGCTCGGGACGCAAGGCGGTGCCGCTGCCGGTCGACATTCGCAGCGAAGACGCGTGCAACGGCCTCGTCGAACGGGCGGTCGCCGCGCTCGGCGGGCTGGACATTCTGGTGAACAACGCGGGTCGCCAGCAGAGCCACGAATCGATCCTCGACATCAGCACCGAGCAGTTCGACTGGACGCTGCGCACCAACCTTTACGCGATGTTCTGGATCACGCGGGCCGCCATTCCACACATGCCGCCCGGTTCGGCGATCGTCAACACGACGTCGGTCAATGCGTACGACCCGTCGGCGAACCTGCTGGACTACGCGATGACGAAAGCGGCGATCGCGAATTTCACGAAGGGGCTCGCGAAGCAGATGGTCAAGCGCGGCATCCGCGTCAACGGCGTCGCGCCGGGGCCGTTCTGGACGCCGTTGCAGGTCAGCGGCGGGCAGACCACGCACAACGTGGAAACGTTCGGCGAACAGGTGCCGATGGGGCGGCCGGGGCAACCGGCCGAGATCGCGTCGATCTACGTCGAACTGCTTTCGTCGCGTTCGAGCTACGTGACCGGGCAGATCTATGGCGCGTCGGGTGGGGCGGGGCAGCCTTAGTCGGCAGCGCGGTGCAGGCCGACGCGGCTGTATGCGGCCGGAGCCACCGTTCATCGACACCGCCTGGGCGATTCCGCCCCCCAAATCGGCGCCGTATGCGCGAGCAGCGATCTTTATCACCGCAGCAGATAAACGTATCCGAATCGCTTCGTTGACGCATGCCGGCACGGCCTCGTAGATTCGCGTTTTGACCGAATCAGGGGCCGTGCCGTGACGACTACCGCCATCCGCGACGCCGCAACGCTTTCCGCCGGGCCTCCCGCCTTGCGGCCGGACGGCGCGGCGCAGCATTTCGACATCGTGCCGTTCGACGCGCCGCTCGGCGCCGAGGTGATCGGCCTGAACCTGTCGCAACCGCTTGGCGCCGACGATTTCGCGCGCATCCATCGCGCGCATCTCGATCACCACGTGCTGGTGTTTCGCGACCAGCGCATCACGCCGGACGAGCACATCGCGTTCAGCCGCCGCTTCGGCCCGCTGCAGATTCACGTGCTGCACCAGTTCGCGCTGGCCGGCCACCCGGAAGTGCTGATCGTGTCGAACATCGTCGAGAACGGCAAACCGGTCGGGCTCGGCGACGCCGGCCATTTCTGGCACTCCGACCTGTCGTACAAGGAAAAACCGAGCCTCGGCTCGCTGCTGCACGCACAGGAGCTGCCGGCGGAAGGCGGCGACACGCTGTTCGCGAACATGCATCTCGCGTGGGACACGCTGCCCGCGCACCTGCGCCGCGCGGTCGAAGGGCGGCGCGCAGAACATACGTATCTCGCGCGCTATGCGGAACTGCAGGCGCGCAGCCCGTGGCGGCCGAACCTGTCGCCCGAGCAGATCGCGCAGGTCGCGGCGGTCGTGCATCCGATCGTGCGCACCCATCCGGAAACCGGCCGCAAGGCGCTGTTCGTCAGCGAGCATTTCACGACGCGTATCGTCGGGCTGCCCGACGACGAAAGCCGCGCGCTGCTCGACGAACTGTTTGCGCACAGCGTGCGCGCCGAGCACCTGTATCGGCACGCATGGCGCGACCACGATCTGGTGTTCTGGGACAACCGTTCGCTGATGCATCTCGCCGCCGGCACGCCCGACCATCTGCGCCGCAAGCTGTACCGCACGACGATCGAAGGCGACGCGCCGTTCTGAGCCGCGCGCCGCGTCATTCATTTCTGCTTCTTCCTGACCGGAGTTCCGATGTCGTTTTCGTTCTTGCCGGCGCGTCGTGCGCTGGCGGCCACGCTCACCGCCGCGCTCGCCTTCGCGGGCGCGGTCATTCCGCAAGCCGCGCATGCGGAAGGCCGCATCCGCATCGCCGAGCAGTTCGGCGTCGTCTACCTGATGCTGAACGTCGCGCGCGACCAGCAACTGATCGAGAAGGAAGGGCGCAAGGCCGGCCTCGACATCAAGGTGGACTGGGTGCGGCTGTCGGGCGGCGCGGCCGTGAACGACGCGCTGCTGTCCGGCGCGGTGGACATCGCGGGCGCGGGCGTCGGGCCGCTGTTGACCGTGTGGGACCGCACGCGCGGCCGGCAGAACGTGAAGGGCGTCGCGTCGCTCGGCAATTTTCCGTACTACCTCGTGAGCAGCAACCCGAACGTGAAGACGATCGCCGACCTGAGCGCGAAGGACCGCATCGCGGTGCCGGCGGTCGGCGTGTCGGTGCAGTCGCGCGTGCTGCAGTACGCGGCGGCGAAGCAGTGGGGCGACAAGCAGTTCGACAAACTCGACCCGCTCACGCAGGCGATTCCGCATCCGGACGCGACGGCCGCGATTCTCGCGAACAGCAACGTGATCACCGGCCACTTCGGCAATCCGCCGTTCCAGGAGCAGGAACTTGCCGGCAACCCGAACGCGCACATCGTGCTGAATTCGTATGACGTGCTCGGCGGCCCGAGCTCCGCGACGGTGCTGTACGCGACCGAGAAGTTCCGCGACGACAACCCGAAGACCTACCGCGCGTTCGTCGCCGCGCTGGCCGACGCCGCCCGGCAGATCGCGGCCGATCCTGAGCGCGCGGCCGATACCTATATTCGCGTGAACGGGTCGAAGATCGATCGCGCGCTGCTGCTGAAGATCCTGCGCAATCCGCAGGTGCAGTTCAAGACCGCGCCGCAGAACACGCTGCCGCTCGCGCAGTTCATGCATCGCACCGGCGCGATCCGCAACGAACCGAAGTCGTGGCGCGACTACTTCTTCGACGATCCGGCGACGGCCGGCGGCAGTTGAGCGGCGCCGATGCCGTGACGCCGCGATCGACGCTTATGCGTCGGCGCGGTTTCGATATGTGCAATCGATGGTTGGTCCGCACGACGCCCGGCCGTATGTTGATGCTTTTCCCGCAAGAGATTCGATCGTGAACGCCACTTCTCCCCGAACCTGGTTGCCGCCGTATGCGGCACGCGGCGGCGCGTCGCCGGCCGCGTCCGCCGCATCCGAGGCCGGTGCCGCCGGGCGGCCGGCGGCGCAGGCCGCGCAGGCCGGCGCGCACAGCGCACGCTTGCTCGCCATCGACGCGGTCAGCCTCGAATACCGCAGCGGCGCGCGGATCGTTCGCGCGACGCATCAGGTGAGCTTCGACGTATACGGCAGCGACCGCTTCGTGCTGCTCGGCCCGTCGGGGTGCGGGAAGTCGACGCTGCTGAAGGCGGTCGCCGGCTTCATCGAGCCCGTCTCGGGTTCGATCACGCTCGACGGCCGGCCCGTGCGCGGGCCGGGGCCCGACCGCATCGTCGTGTTCCAGGAGTTCGACCAGTTGCCGCCGTGGAAGACGGTCGTCGAGAACGTCGCGTTTCCGTTGCGCGCCGCCGCGAAGCTGTCGCGCGCCGAAGCACGCGAGCGTGCGCTGCACTATCTCGACAAGGTGGGTCTGAGCACGTTCGCCGACGCCTATCCGCATACGTTGTCGGGCGGCATGAAGCAGCGTGTCGCGATTGCGCGGGCGCTGGCGATGCAGCCGCGCGTGCTGCTGATGGACGAACCGTTCGCGGCGCTCGACGCGCTCACGCGCCGCAAGATGCAGGAGGAACTGCTGCGGCTGTGGGACGAATTCCGCTTCACGCTGCTGTTCGTCACGCACTCGATCGAGGAGGCGCTGGTGGTCGGCAACCGGATTCTGCTGCTGTCGCCGCATCCGGGCCGCGTGCGCGCGGAGCTCAACAGTCACGAGCATTCGCTGGAGAACGTCGATACCGGCGACTTCCGCGACAATGTCGCGCGAATCCACCACCTGCTGTTCGACACCGACGCACCGCATGCACCGCATGCACCGCACGCAGCGACGACGGAGGACGCCGCATCATGAGTACGATCGATCCGGCCGTGCCGCCGCTGCCGCCCGTGCGCGCCGAATACACGCGCACGCTCGACGCGCTGCCCGACGCCGAGCGCGCGGCGCCCGCGCCGCTGCTGCGCCGCATCGCCGGCGCCGCCTGGTTTCGCCGCAGCGTCATCGCGCTCGTGCTGATCGCCGCATGGGAGATCGTCGCGCGCATCGTCGCGAACGATCTGCTCGTCCCGACCTTCGGCGCGACGCTGGCCGCGTTCGTGCAGGGCATCGAGTCGGGCGAACTGCTGGTCAAGACCGGCATCTCGATGTCGGTGCTGCTGCGCGGCTATGCGCTGGGCGTGCTGCTGGCGTTCGCGCTGACGTCGCTGGCGGTATCCACGCGCATCGGCCGCGACCTGCTGACGATGCTCACGTCGATGTTCAATCCGCTGCCGTCGATCGCATTGCTGCCGATCGCGCTGCTGTGGTTCGGGCTCGGCACCGGCAGCCTGCTGTTCGTGCTCGTGCATGCGGTGCTGTGGCCGCTCGCGCTCAGCATCTATACCGGCTTCGTCGGCGTGCCCGCCACGCTGAAAATGGCCGGGCGCAACTACGGGCTCACGGGCCTGCGCCAGATCGCGCTGATCCTCGTGCCGGCCGCGCTGCCGTCGATCCTGTCGGGCCTGCGCGTGGGCTGGGCCTTCGCGTGGCGCACGCTGATCGCGGCCGAGCTCGTGTTCGGCGCGAGCGCGGGGCAGGGCGGGCTCGGCTGGTACATCTTCCAGAACCGCAACGAGCTGTATACCGACCGCGTGTTCGCGGGGCTCGCGGCCGTCATCGTGATCGGGCTGCTGGTCGAGAATCTGGTGTTCGATACGCTCGAACGCGCGACCGTGCGCCGCTGGGGCATTCAGCACTGACGGGGCGGTCCGCGATCAATCCCGGCGCTTGTATATAACGTAAGCTGAAATCGGTTTATCACGCGCGGCGGGGGCGTCCTTATACTCGGCGGATGCGTGTAACGGACGCCGTGTCGCGCGTTGCCTCGCCCCCGATCTCCCCCAACAAGGACCTGCCGAATGACTGCCCGTGATGCCGTCGATCCGCGCGACGCATTGCGCGACGCGCTTGCCGCGCTGCCCGATCTCGCGACCGCGATCGGCGAGGATGCCGCACCCCGCGAGGCGCGTCGCGAACTGCCGTTCGAGGGCTTCGCGCTCTTCCGACGCTCGGCGCTGGGCGCGCTGCGGATCCCGGTCGAACGCGGCGGCCTCGGCGGCACGCTGGTCGACCTGTTCGACACGATCGCGACGCTGGCGGCCGCCGATTCGAATCTCGCGCACGCGCTGCGCATCCACTACGACCAGACCGAGACGCTGCGGCTGTCGCCGCGGACGGCGTTCAACGACGTGCAGCTCCAGCGCGTGCTCGCTGGCGCGATCTTCGGCGGCGCGTCGACCGAGCGCGGCACGTCGCGCCCGGGCGAGAACACGACCGTGCTGCGCCGCGACGGCGACCACTACCGCGTGACGGGCCGCAAATACTATTCGACGGGCACCGCGTTCGCCGATTTCGCGCGCATCAACGTGGAGAACGAGCAGGGCGACGCGCTCGCCGTGATCATTCCGGTGGCGCGCGACGGCCTGCAGGTGCTCGACGACTGGGACGGCATGGGCCAGCGCATGACCGCGAGCGGCAGCCTGTTGCTGAACGACGTGCAGGTGTTCGCGGACGAAGTGGTCCCGCGCGACGGGTCGACGCTCGTCGGCCGTCATTGCGGCGCGCTGCGGCAGCTTCATCTCGTCGCGACGGGCGCCGGCATCGTGCGCAACGTGGTGGCCGATGCGCGCCGCTACGTGCTCGCGCACGGCCGTCCCGCGCTGCACAGCCCGGCGCCGACCGCACGCGACGATCATTTCATCCAGCAGATCGTCGGCGAGCTGTCCGCGCACAGCCATGCGATCGACGCGCTCGTGCGAGAAAACGCGCGCGTGCTCGACCGTTCCGCCGACGCGATCGAAGTGGGCGCCGCCGATGCGGATGCACTCGTACTCGACAGCGCGCTCGCGACGGCGCGCACGCAACTGATCGTCAGCAAGCTCGCGCTGCATGCGGCCGAGCGGCTGTTCGAAGTGGGCGGCGCGTCGGCGACGGCGCGCGAGCACAACTTCGATCGCCACTGGCGCAACCTGCGCACGATCTTCAGCCACAACCCGTTGCTGCACAAGGCGCGCGTGGTCGGCGATTACGTGCTGAACGGCGTGACCACGCACCTCACCGAAGGGCGCGTGTTCTGACGGTGGCCGCCGACGGCGGCTGCTACGCCGTCGTGCCGGGTTTCAGCGCCGGCTTCAACGCCGCAAGCCGGCTTCGCGCAGCAGCGGCAGCACGCGCTCGCCGAAGAAGTCCAGGTCGGGCTTGAAATCGTAGAAACTCAACTGGATGCCGTCGATGCCCGCGCGGTGCAGCCGCACGATGGTATCGGCGACTTCTTCGGGCGACCCGGTGATCGAGATGTTGCCGCCGATCGCGCGCGCGGCGGCCTGCGCACGCTGCTCGAACCCGCCGCGCCACGCGTGCGCGTCGCTGTCGAAGCGATGGAAGCTGCCTTCGTCCGCATGCGCGACGATCGCGTCGCGGTAGGCGCGCGCTTCGGCCGCCGTCTCGCGGCAGATCACGAGCGGATTGAGCAAGGCGCGGATCGTGCGGCCGCGTGCGGCGGCGGCCGCCTTCACGCGGGCGGTATGCGCGGGCAGCGCATCGATCGCGCGTTCGGCGTCCGGGCCAGCCGGGCTCGTGACGAACACGATGTCTGAATAGCGCGCGGCGAATGCGATGCCCGCATCGGAACCCGTCGCGTTGATCAGCAGCGGGCGGCCGTAGCGCGGCTTCGGCGTCACGAATGCGCCACCCAGCCGCCAGCTCGACAGCTCGGGCGTGTAGCTGAAATTGTCCGGTTGCGCCCACAACTGCTGGACCGCATCGAGGAATTCCGCGGCCATCTCGTAGCGCCGGTCGTGTTCGATCCGGTTCCAGCCGAACATCTCGTGCTCGATCGCGCGGTGGCCGGTCACCACGTTGATGCCCCAGCGGCCGCGCGAAATGTGGTCGAGCGTCGCGGTGAACTTCGCGAAATGCAGCGGATGCCATGGCCCGTAGAGCACGTGGCTCGTCGCGACGAGGATGATCCGCTCGGTGCGCGCCGTCAGCGCGGCCAGCGTCATGAACGAATCGAGCGCCTGGCCGTCGAACACGCCGCCGTAGCCGCCTTTCGGCAGCCATTGCGACAGCGCGAACACGAGATCGAAGCCGAGCGCTTCGGCGCGGGCCACGAGATCGGCGTTGTAGTCGAACGTCCAGTCGGTCGAGCGCGGCAGCGTCGATGCGCTCCATCCTCCAGCCTGGATCGGCAGGAACAGCCCGAGCATCAGCGGCTGCGCGAGCGTGCGCGAGACGGGGCTGTCGGGGAATTCCGCCGGCGAACGAACGTCGACGAACGGCGTCGGCGCGAGCGCGGCGGCGAGGGTGGAATCGCTCATCACAGGGTCCTTGCTGAAAGGTGCGACGCGACTCGCGCGACTGCGCGGCCCGATGCGGCGGCAAGTGGCGCGAGACGCGTCATAACTTGCCCGGCCGCGGGTCGGGCACGAAGCCGTCGCGGTTCGGCATCCGCACGCGCGGCAGCGTGCGCGCGTCGAGCCGGGCGTCGCCGGGCACGATGCCGTTCAGGTGGAGGACGTACGCGGTGACCGCATAGACGTCGTCCGCGCTCAGCGATTGCGGGGCGTTGTACGGCATCGCGCGGCGAATGTAGTCGAACAGCGTCGTCGCGTACGGCCAGTAGCTGCCGACCGTCTTTTTGGGCTTCGCGCTGGCGAGCGAGCCGACGCCGCCGACGAGCGGATCGCCGACGCCGCCTTCGCCGCCGGCGCCGTGGCACATCGCGCACTTGTCCGCGAACACGTGGCCGCCGCGGGCGACCGTACCCGCGCCGGGCGGCAGGCCGCTGCCGTCCGGTGCGACGTCGATGTCCCACGCGGCGAGCGCCGCGCGATCGACCGGCTGGCCGAGACCGAAGCCGGCGCCGAACGCGCTCGACGTCATCGCGCAGGCTGCAAGGAGGCAGGCGAGCGGCTTACGCATTGCGCACCTCGCCGTCCGTGCCGACGCGCCAGTTCTGGATGCCGTTGTAGTGATACTGCGAGTTCAGGCCACGCGCGGCGACGAGCGCGTCGCGGGTCGGCTGCACGTAGCCGGTCTCGTCGGTCGCCCGGCTTTGCAGGTCGGCCGGCTCGCCGCGCCACACCCAGTCGGCTTCGAAGCGCGTCAGCGCACGATCGCGTACGTCGCCGGCGAGCCGCGCCGGTCGCCACGTGCGGCCGCCGTCGGTCGACACGTCGACGGCGCGAATCCGGCCGCGGCCCGACCACGCGTAGCCGCTGATCGGGTAGTAGCCGTGCGCGGCGAGCCGATGGCCGGCCGACGGCCGCGTGATGACCGACTTCGCGTCCATCTCGAACACGAACTGGCGCGCGCAGCCATCCGGCAGCAGATTCGTGTATTTCGACGTTTCCTCGCGCGTCATCTCCGGCGCCCGCACCAGCTTCAGCCGCCGCAGCCACTTGATGTTCGTGTTGCCTTCGAAACCCGGCACGATCAGCCGCACCGGGTAGCCGTTCTCCGGGCGCAGCCGTTCGCCGTTCTGCGCATAGACGACCAGCGCGCGCTCGAGAATCCGGTCGAGCGGCAGGCTGCGCGTCATCGCCGCGCCGTCCGCGCCTTCGGCGAGCAGCCAGCGTGCGTCGGCGTCGATGCCTGTCTCGTCGAGCAGCGTCGACAGCCGGACGCCGGTCCATTCGCAGCACGACAGCAACCCGTGCGTGAACTGAACCGGCAGCCCGCTCGGGCCGTTCCATTCGCTGCCCGTGTTGCCCGAGCATTCGAGGAAGTGAATGCGCGATTCGGACGGAAAGCGCAGCAGGTCGTCGAGCGTGAAGACGCGCGGCTCGCGCACCAGGCCGTGCACGACGACGCGATGGCGTTGCGCATCGATGTCCGGCACGCCCGCGTGATGACGCTCATAGACGAGCCCGTTCGGCGTGATGTCGCCGAACAGGTCGGCGAGCGGCGTCATCGACGAGCCGGAACCGGGCAGCGCCGGCGTGCGGGCGCTGCGGCGAATCACGTCGCGCTCGTGCTGCCCCGGCACGCCGTAGGGTGGCGACAGCAGCGGCGCACCGGGCGTGCGCGTCCACGGCGGCACGTCGAGCGGCTCGCTCGCGAGCGCACCGCCGGCGGGCAGCATCGCGGCTGCCCAGCCGCCGGCGAGCTGGCGCAGCGCCGCACGCCGGCCGGAGCGCGGCGCACGGGGAGGAAAACGGGAATCGGTCATGGTCGAATGCGTGTGGCGCGCGGGAGCCGCGCGGACAAACGATCATTCTCGGCAACCGGGCGCGGCACGGCAAACAACGATTCCCGCTTTGCTTATCGTGACGATTGCGCCGCGCCCGACGCGCGTGCCCTCAGAACTTCACGCGCAGCCCGCTGACGAACGCAAGCTGGCGGTTCGTCGACGACGCGCTGCCGATGTTCGAGATCGCCGCGATCTTGCGATAGCCGCCCGACGTCGCGGTGCTCGCATCGCCGGCCGCGAGCTGGTAGATGCCCGACACGTAGATATCGGTGCGCTTCGACAGCGCATAGTCGAACCCGAGCGTGAACTGGTGCCAGCGCGGCTTCAGCGTCTGGCCGCTCGTGCCCGGCAGGCCGCTCGCGCGCCCGTCGGTAAACGTATAGACGCCGATCAGCGTCGTCGCCGGCGTGATCTGGTAGCGCGCGTTCACGTCGTA encodes:
- a CDS encoding SDR family oxidoreductase translates to MSSDEVSESRRKWVQGTTAGLVASVALPTLAQTGGGAPDAGDTAPRDPRTLYPHAPFPQQQQPWPGLAGRMTPRPDHGERSYRGSGRLDGRKALITGGDSGIGRAVAIACAREGADVAIVYLPDEEPDAREVVDLIRGSGRKAVPLPVDIRSEDACNGLVERAVAALGGLDILVNNAGRQQSHESILDISTEQFDWTLRTNLYAMFWITRAAIPHMPPGSAIVNTTSVNAYDPSANLLDYAMTKAAIANFTKGLAKQMVKRGIRVNGVAPGPFWTPLQVSGGQTTHNVETFGEQVPMGRPGQPAEIASIYVELLSSRSSYVTGQIYGASGGAGQP
- a CDS encoding TauD/TfdA dioxygenase family protein, with product MTTTAIRDAATLSAGPPALRPDGAAQHFDIVPFDAPLGAEVIGLNLSQPLGADDFARIHRAHLDHHVLVFRDQRITPDEHIAFSRRFGPLQIHVLHQFALAGHPEVLIVSNIVENGKPVGLGDAGHFWHSDLSYKEKPSLGSLLHAQELPAEGGDTLFANMHLAWDTLPAHLRRAVEGRRAEHTYLARYAELQARSPWRPNLSPEQIAQVAAVVHPIVRTHPETGRKALFVSEHFTTRIVGLPDDESRALLDELFAHSVRAEHLYRHAWRDHDLVFWDNRSLMHLAAGTPDHLRRKLYRTTIEGDAPF
- a CDS encoding ABC transporter substrate-binding protein; this translates as MSFSFLPARRALAATLTAALAFAGAVIPQAAHAEGRIRIAEQFGVVYLMLNVARDQQLIEKEGRKAGLDIKVDWVRLSGGAAVNDALLSGAVDIAGAGVGPLLTVWDRTRGRQNVKGVASLGNFPYYLVSSNPNVKTIADLSAKDRIAVPAVGVSVQSRVLQYAAAKQWGDKQFDKLDPLTQAIPHPDATAAILANSNVITGHFGNPPFQEQELAGNPNAHIVLNSYDVLGGPSSATVLYATEKFRDDNPKTYRAFVAALADAARQIAADPERAADTYIRVNGSKIDRALLLKILRNPQVQFKTAPQNTLPLAQFMHRTGAIRNEPKSWRDYFFDDPATAGGS
- a CDS encoding ABC transporter ATP-binding protein; protein product: MVGPHDARPYVDAFPARDSIVNATSPRTWLPPYAARGGASPAASAASEAGAAGRPAAQAAQAGAHSARLLAIDAVSLEYRSGARIVRATHQVSFDVYGSDRFVLLGPSGCGKSTLLKAVAGFIEPVSGSITLDGRPVRGPGPDRIVVFQEFDQLPPWKTVVENVAFPLRAAAKLSRAEARERALHYLDKVGLSTFADAYPHTLSGGMKQRVAIARALAMQPRVLLMDEPFAALDALTRRKMQEELLRLWDEFRFTLLFVTHSIEEALVVGNRILLLSPHPGRVRAELNSHEHSLENVDTGDFRDNVARIHHLLFDTDAPHAPHAPHAATTEDAAS
- a CDS encoding ABC transporter permease, whose protein sequence is MSTIDPAVPPLPPVRAEYTRTLDALPDAERAAPAPLLRRIAGAAWFRRSVIALVLIAAWEIVARIVANDLLVPTFGATLAAFVQGIESGELLVKTGISMSVLLRGYALGVLLAFALTSLAVSTRIGRDLLTMLTSMFNPLPSIALLPIALLWFGLGTGSLLFVLVHAVLWPLALSIYTGFVGVPATLKMAGRNYGLTGLRQIALILVPAALPSILSGLRVGWAFAWRTLIAAELVFGASAGQGGLGWYIFQNRNELYTDRVFAGLAAVIVIGLLVENLVFDTLERATVRRWGIQH
- a CDS encoding acyl-CoA dehydrogenase family protein; translated protein: MTARDAVDPRDALRDALAALPDLATAIGEDAAPREARRELPFEGFALFRRSALGALRIPVERGGLGGTLVDLFDTIATLAAADSNLAHALRIHYDQTETLRLSPRTAFNDVQLQRVLAGAIFGGASTERGTSRPGENTTVLRRDGDHYRVTGRKYYSTGTAFADFARINVENEQGDALAVIIPVARDGLQVLDDWDGMGQRMTASGSLLLNDVQVFADEVVPRDGSTLVGRHCGALRQLHLVATGAGIVRNVVADARRYVLAHGRPALHSPAPTARDDHFIQQIVGELSAHSHAIDALVRENARVLDRSADAIEVGAADADALVLDSALATARTQLIVSKLALHAAERLFEVGGASATAREHNFDRHWRNLRTIFSHNPLLHKARVVGDYVLNGVTTHLTEGRVF
- a CDS encoding LLM class flavin-dependent oxidoreductase, which translates into the protein MSDSTLAAALAPTPFVDVRSPAEFPDSPVSRTLAQPLMLGLFLPIQAGGWSASTLPRSTDWTFDYNADLVARAEALGFDLVFALSQWLPKGGYGGVFDGQALDSFMTLAALTARTERIILVATSHVLYGPWHPLHFAKFTATLDHISRGRWGINVVTGHRAIEHEMFGWNRIEHDRRYEMAAEFLDAVQQLWAQPDNFSYTPELSSWRLGGAFVTPKPRYGRPLLINATGSDAGIAFAARYSDIVFVTSPAGPDAERAIDALPAHTARVKAAAAARGRTIRALLNPLVICRETAAEARAYRDAIVAHADEGSFHRFDSDAHAWRGGFEQRAQAAARAIGGNISITGSPEEVADTIVRLHRAGIDGIQLSFYDFKPDLDFFGERVLPLLREAGLRR
- a CDS encoding c-type cytochrome; translated protein: MRKPLACLLAACAMTSSAFGAGFGLGQPVDRAALAAWDIDVAPDGSGLPPGAGTVARGGHVFADKCAMCHGAGGEGGVGDPLVGGVGSLASAKPKKTVGSYWPYATTLFDYIRRAMPYNAPQSLSADDVYAVTAYVLHLNGIVPGDARLDARTLPRVRMPNRDGFVPDPRPGKL
- the soxC gene encoding sulfite dehydrogenase; the protein is MTDSRFPPRAPRSGRRAALRQLAGGWAAAMLPAGGALASEPLDVPPWTRTPGAPLLSPPYGVPGQHERDVIRRSARTPALPGSGSSMTPLADLFGDITPNGLVYERHHAGVPDIDAQRHRVVVHGLVREPRVFTLDDLLRFPSESRIHFLECSGNTGSEWNGPSGLPVQFTHGLLSCCEWTGVRLSTLLDETGIDADARWLLAEGADGAAMTRSLPLDRILERALVVYAQNGERLRPENGYPVRLIVPGFEGNTNIKWLRRLKLVRAPEMTREETSKYTNLLPDGCARQFVFEMDAKSVITRPSAGHRLAAHGYYPISGYAWSGRGRIRAVDVSTDGGRTWRPARLAGDVRDRALTRFEADWVWRGEPADLQSRATDETGYVQPTRDALVAARGLNSQYHYNGIQNWRVGTDGEVRNA